The Candidatus Hydrogenedentota bacterium DNA segment TGTACGCAGGCAAGATCGTGGAACACGCTCCAACGAAAGCGCTCTTTGCGAAGCGAATGCATCCCTATACGCAAGGTCTGTTCGAGTCGCTTCCGAGCATGCATCAACGCGGCGCGCGGCTCCATACAATCAAAGGGATTGTTCCACCCGCGACGCGTTTCCCGGAAGGATGCCGGTTCCATCCGCGCTGCCCGCACGTTATGCAGGCATGCCGCGAAAACGCGCCCGGTCTCCGAGAGACACATGAAGATCACTGTGTCGCGTGCTGGCTTCACGACACTACGCAAAAGACTGAAATCAGGTCCGCGAGGGCCGGATCATGAGCGCGGTCCCCGAAAAACGCCCCTTGCTGGTCGTAAGAAATCTGATCAAGCACTTTCCTGTCCGCAAGGGCGTGCTCTCGCGGGTGGCGGGTCACGTGCGGGCGGTGGACGGCGTGAGTTTCACGCTGGAGAAGGGGCAGACGCTCAGTCTGGTCGGCGAAAGCGGCAGTGGCAAAACGACATGCGGCCGCGCGATTCTGCGCCTCATCGAGCCGACTTCCGGCTCCGTGATCTTCGATGGGGTCGAACTGACGACTCTACGGCGCGGTGACCTTCGTGCCATGCGCAAGCGTATTCAGATTATTTTCCAGGATCCGTATGGATCGCTGAATCCTCGCATGACGGTGCATTCGATCCTCAGCGAAGTGCTTGCAACTCACGGTATCGTGCCGCGCGCACAGCGGCGCGATCGCGTTGTCGAACTGCTGGAACTCGTGGGACTGCCGCCGGAAAGCGCGGACAAGTATCCCCACGAATTCAGCGGGGGACAGCGTCAACGTATCGGAATTGCGCGCGCTATCGCCGGGGAACCCGATCTTATCGTTGCCGACGAACCGGTGTCGGCCCTCGATGTGTCCATTCAGGCGCAGATTCTGAACTTGCTGGAAGACCTGCAACAGAAACTCGGCCTGACATACTTGTTCATTGGTCACGATCTGAGCGTTGTGCGCCACATTTCGGACACGATTGCCGTGATGTACCTGGGCCAGATCGTCGAGTTCGGACCTGCGGAGACGGTCTTCGAGTCGCCCATTCATCCGTATACAAAGGCGTTGTTGTCCGCGGTGCCCGTGCCCGATCCGGAACGCGTGCGCCATCGCCGAATACTGCACGGCGATGTGCCGAGCCCCATCGCGCCGCCGCCGGGATGCCGGTTCCATCCGCGTTGCCCCGACTGTCAGGAATCGTGCAAGAGCCGCGAGCAAACGTTGACCGAATTGAAACCCGGGCATTGGGTTGCGTGTGACGTCCATGTTTCCATCAACTCAAAGCTCCCCGGCCGACTTGATTGAAGCTGGGACGAGACTTAGACTAAATGGATGCCAAGAGAGGTGCGAACGATGGCCGTCTTGCTCAACAGAATCACCGTGAACATTGACCAATGCGGGGGTCGTCCCTGCGTGCGTGGAATGAGGATTCGGGTCACCGACGTCTTGGACCTTTTTGCGGCGGGCTTGTCTATCGATCAGATCTTGGCAGAATTGCCGGATCTTACCCAAGAAGACGTTCAAGCCTGTCTGCAGTTTGCGGTGGCTAGACTGAACCATCCCACGTTGGTGGCATGACACTTTGGATTGACGCGCAGCTCTCTCCGTCGATCGCGGTATGGATTGCGCACACGTTTGCCGTTGAAGCCGTCGCGGTGCGCGATCTGGGGCTTCGCGAAGCATCGGATTCCGCTATTTTCAATGCAGCCCGCGATAGCGGAGCCATTGTAGTAACCAAAGACCGCGATTTCGTCCGCTTGCTCGAAGTACACGGGCCTCCTCCGCAGATTCTGTGGGTAACGTGCGGAAACACATCCAACGCTCGTCTGCGTGAAGTACTGACGCAATCGCTTGACGATGCCTTCAAGCTCTTACAGTCCGGCGAATCCTTGGTGGAAATCAGTGACAGGTGGTGAAAGAGGGGGTGGGGTATGGCGGCAATCCTCGGCTTGGTGTCTATGGTTCAAATCGTGGCAGCATCCATTGTGCCGTCGTGGTCGTTCGATCGCGCCGAAGATGTGGCGGCATGGGTGGCGAATGCCGACTTAAAGAATGTCACCGTGAAGGACGGCGTTGTCGGGGCCGATGCCGCGGGCAGCGATCCCTTTTTCTCGTGCGACGGGCTCTCGTTCGAGGCCACGCCGTACCAAACCGTGACGTTTACCATGAAGGCCAGCGAAAGCGGAACCTGCTACCTCTTCTGGACCGGCACGACCGAGGGTCCGAACGGCGGTCTGTCGGAATTGAAAAAGACGCCGGTCGAAATCGTCGGCGACAGCCAATGGCACGAAATCACAATTATGCCGTGCTGGCACGTCGAAGGCGCGATCCGGCGGTTACGATTCGATGTCTTCGACGGCGCGCATTTTGAACTCAAGTCTATTCGAATTGAGGACAAAAGCGCGGGAGTCGCTCCGCAAACCAGCGGATACGCGTGGGACACCGTCGCGACTCCGTGGACGAGAGTTTCCGTCGCAGACGAAGTCTTTGCACCTCCACTACGGCTGTCCCTTGAGGGCAAAGCGTGGGTGAGCGTTCGACTCAAGACGGATATGGACGGAACCGCGGCGCTGCTTTGGAGCGCGGCGGACACTTCGGGGTTGCAGGTCGAGCCGTTTCCGATACGGCGTTCGAGTGAAGCGCGCACCTACTTTATCGAGATGGCGCTTAATGAAAAATGGACCGGCGACCTGCTCACGCTGGGCGTGCGCTTTCCCAAGGATGCGGACGTAACTCTGGAATCAGTGACACTTGGCGAGGAGCCAATCGGACCTGCGCGATTTGAAGTCAGCTATTTCGGGTTCGAAAACGGCGTGAACCGCGTTGGCAAACCGGCGCGCGTCACGGTGCGAATCGTCAATCGCGGCGCGATGCCGACGAACGTTCCGGCCACGGATCTGATCCTTCCCGATGCCGTCGAACTGGTCGAGAAACCGGCAGCGCCGGCGCAGCAATTGTCGTATGAAGACTACGTGGACCTCACCTGGACGGTGGTAGGAAAGGTGCCCGGCGCACAGGCCGTGAAGGCGACGTTCGCAGGTGATGCGGCACCCGAAGAAGCGGCTGCCGCGTTGATGTTCATGCCCGCGCTAGAACTACCCAAGGCAGACTACGTTCCCGAGCCAAAGCCGATCCAAACCACGATGGACGTCGCCGCCTATTACTTCCCCGGCTGGGAATCCGCGCGGAAGTGGGACTGCATTCAACGAGTCGCACCCATTCGAAAGCCGGTGCTCGGATACTACGACGAAAGCAATCCAGAATGCGTGGATTGGCAAATCAAGTGGTCGGTCGAAAACGGTATCAACGTGTACCTGGTCGATTGGTACTGGGTGAAGGGTAGCCAGTACTTAACGCACTGGTTCGACGCATATCGCAAAACGCGCTATCGCGACATGCTGAAGGTCGCCGTCATGTGGGCCAACCACAATCCGGAGGGATCGCATTCCGTCGAAGATTGGCGCGCCGTGACGAAGGAATGGATCGACCGCTATTTCAACCTGCCTTCCTACTACCGAATTAACGACAAACCGGCCGTGTTTCTGTGGAACCCCGAAGGACTTCGAGGCGACCTAAAAGACAGCGCCACCGTGAAATCGGCATTGGACGAATCACAGCAAATGGCACGCGATGCCGGGTACAAAGGCATCGAGTTTGTGGTGGTAAACGGTTCCAGTTCACCCGCACTCGTGAAGCTGCTGGTGGACGAAGGCTATGCCGGCGCGACCAACTACCACGAATGGGGTGGAGCGGCCAGGGACAGCATGTCCGGTCTTCCGGTTTCCTACGAAGACGTGGTGAAAAGCGCTCCAGACGCATGGGCCAAGCGCGATGAAGTGTGCGCAGGGTTGATGTATTACCCGCTGGTGGATACGGGATGGGACGCGCGGCCGTGGCACGGCGACCGTTCCCTGCAACTTGTCGGCCGCACTCCAGAGCGTTTCGAACGCATTCTGCGTGAGGCGAAGACGTATTGCGAGGCGCACGCGAAGAGACTTGTCGTGCTAGGGCCCGTGAACGAATGGGGTGAAGGCAGCTACATCGAACCTTGTGCCGAATACGACTTCGGCATGCTTGAGGCCGTGCGCGCTGTGTTTGGCAAGGGCGATCCGTCGCTGTGGCCGGTGAATGTCGCGCCGAGCGATATTGGACTCGGTCCCTATGATTTTCCCGCGAGGCCCGAAGCGAACGTGTGGAACTTCGACAACGATGCAGACGGTTGGGCCTCCATGATGGGTGTATCCGATCTTCGTGCCGAGGACGGCTCACTGCGATTCCGAACGGCCTCCGGCGATCCTGCCATCACTGCATCGTTGGCGGAACTGAAGGCGTCCAAGTTCACGACCTTTGAGTTCACCATTCGCATTGCGGGCGCATCGACAGAAGCGGCCGCCGCCCAGCTTTTCTGGTCGCGAGGAAGCACGATGAGCGAAGCTGCGAGTGTGTCGGTTCCAGTGAAAGCGGATGGCTCGGCGCATACGTATTCGATGGATCTGAAAGCGAATCCGAATTGGCGCGGCTTTGTCTCCACGCTTCGGTTCGATCCGTGCAATGTGGCGAACGTCGACGTGACGATCGATTCCATGCGATTCCGTTGAGCCGGGATGTGACCAGAGTGCTCGCCCCGCGTATGATTCAAGAGGCAGCTATGCGAAAAGAACCAACGGAGCACTAATGACTGAACGTACGAAGACGTGTCTGACGACGCTTGCGGCAATTGCCGGTATCGCCGCAGTCACGCTGACCGTCTTTGGGCGCGTCTTGTGGCACGGCGATCCGTATGTGGCGACGTATCCGGGCACGGACGTCATTCTCCAATATGCGCAATACCGCTACTTTGCGGCTATGGAATTGCTGCAGGGGGACTTTCCCCAGTGGAATCCGTATCTCTTTTGCGGTATGCCCTACCATGCGACTTGGCAGTCCGCCCTTCTATACCCGATTAATGTGGTTTACCTCGCGCTGTCCATCCAGACCGCCGTCAATATCGATCTTATGGCGAGCGTGTTCTTGTGCGGAACATTCATGGTTCTTTGGGCGCGCGGGCGCGGGCTGAGCGCCCCAGCCTCGTTTTTTGCGGGCTGCGTAACGATGTTGTCCGGCGCGTATTATTGCCACGTCCAGCCGGGGCATGCGTCGTACCTGGCGGGATTTGCGTGGGCGCCGCTGGTATTTCTGGCTGCGGATAAACTGCTGGAATCCCCGAGACTCACATGGGTCCTCCTCGGTGCGATGGCTGTGTGCATGCAGATTTTCGGCGCGCATCCCCAGGCGGTCTACGTCACGGCATTTGCGATGGGTCCGTACTGTCTACTCAACCTGCTGCATGCCCGAAAGCGCTTCCGCTCGGGAATGGCGCTGGCCGCAATGGGCTTGCTTGCGGCTTTGCTCGGCGCGATACAACTCTGGCCGGGAGTGTTCGCCAGCGACGAGAGTTCGCGCGCGGGTGGCGTAGGTATCAACTTTGCCACCGATTTCTCCATGCCTCCCGAGAACTTTCTTACCGCGATCGTCCCTGGATTGTTTGGTCGCGTCGATACTCCGCCCTATTGGGGGCAGTGGCTGATTTGGGAAGTCCACGTCTTTATTGGTATCACGGCGCTTGCATTCGCTCTATACGGTGCGCGGTGGGCGCCCCGAGAACAGCGGCGCTATCTGCTCTTGATTTCGGTTTTTCTCGCGGCTGTCTCGGTCGGTCTGCGGACGCCGTTGTACGGTCTGCTCTTTCACTACGCGCCCGGCTTCAATATGTTCCGCGTACCTGCGCGCTATTTGGTGCCTGCAACGATGTTTGTCGGCTTGCTCGCCGCCGCTGGATTCGATGCCCTGCGCAGGCGACGACACGTTCCGCGTTTCCTCGTTTCCATACTCGCCGCGAGTGTTTGCGCTACGCTCTTGGCGCTTGCATTCCACTGGTACGTGACGACACCTGCGGACGCGGTCCGGCCAGCCCACGCATTCCTGCGCGTCGTTCATGCATGGTTCGCGGCGCATTGGCCTCTGACCGTTCCGCCCACCCCCGAGGCATCGCAGCATGTCGTGCGCGGGTTACTTATGGCGTGTCTAGTGGGAGCAACGCTCGTTGTCTTGTTCTCGCTGAACCGTGTCGGACGTTGGCCCGCCTATGCGGCGCTGTGTCTCGGCGTTGCGGAACTGGTTCTATTCGCGCGCGCGAATACAGGAATGGCTCCATTCGAGACTGCGCTGCCGGAACCTCTGGCAGCGATTCGGCAAGATAATCCTGGCGACTACCGCGTACTTCTCGCGGCCCCTGTGAATCAGACGATGATGCACGACATGTACTCGGTATGGGGTTACGATTCCTGGCTCCTTGGCAGATACTACAGGTTGATGAGCAAGATGACCGCGCCAACCGGCATCGAGTTGGGCGGATGCGGCTATCTCGATCACTTCAATCCGCTGTTTGCGATGCTACGCTTGCGTTACTACGTGGACCCGAATCTTGGCGACAAGGCGGTGCGAGAGTTCCCCGACCCGCTTCCGCATGCGCTGATTGTGCACGACTACAAGGTTGCCAAAGACGCGGACGAGTCTTTGAAGATGACCCTGGAGCCCGGGTTCGATCCGCGCAAGACGGTCATTCTGGAACAAGAACCCAGTCCGAAGCCTGACCCCAACGGCGCCGGGGGCCGCGTTCAAGTTCTGGACTTAACAACGGACACCTTGACGTGCGAAGTCTACACGGAGTATCCCGCGCTGCTTTTGATTACCGATGCGTATAGCAGGGATTGGCGTGTTTCATCACTGAAACCCGCCGGTGAACCCTATGCGATCCTGCCCGCCAACTATGCGTTGCGGGCTATACCGTTGTCAGCGGGCAGGCATCTTATTCGCATGGTGTACACGCCGAGAGGATTCGTTGCCGGCGCGTGGGTTTCCGCGCTCTCGTGGTTCGCCGCGTTCCTGCTGGGCGTATGGATGGTACGTCGTTCACGCCGCAAGACCGCGGCGTTACATTACGCGCTGGAAGACGTCTCCGCTGACCTCGCGGTGAACCCAGTGCGACCCGTCTAGCATCTGCTTGAAGGCCTGCCGCTTGTCTTCATTCTCGAATTCGAACCCAAGCAAGGCGCGTCCTACCTGTTCGCCGGTAAACAGGTAGTTGAAGTAACAGATGCTGCCGAGGCTGCGCGCGTCGCGCAAGAAGTCACGCAACGCGCCCGCGCGTTCCGGAAATTCGAGGATGATCAGATACGGCAGATGGAACAGGCTGGATTCGTAGTGAACCATGCGGAATTCAACGTCCGCACACGACGTCACGTCCTCGTATGCATACCCGTGTTCGCGCAACCGTTCCTCGAGCACGTGCAACTCCGGCGCGCTCGCTTCGACACCGATTACGGGGTACGCGCACTTGGGATCGACCTTGCCATACTGAAACTCGATGATGTTGAGACCGTCCATCGCGGTATCGAGCAGATCGAGTAGCGACCCGCCGCGTTCGTCGATAGCGATTCGGAAATACCGGCGGCGCGCCGCACCGATGCCCGCATTCCGCGCGACCCACGACAGTTGGCCAAAGTCCATATTCGCACCGCAGAGTACAGACAGCGCGAGTTGGCCTTTCAGGCGATCGGCCTGCTGCAACAACCCCGCAAGCCCCATGGCTCCAGATGGTTCGGGGATGCGACGGCGCGTTTCCCACAGCACTTGAATGGCCGCGCACACTTCTTCATTCGTCACGGTGATGAACTCATCGATGAGCTCGGCGCATAACGGATACGTCAGGTCGCCGGCGCGTTTCACCGCCGTGCCGTCGCAAAACACGTCGACATAGTCCAGCGTGACCGGTTTGCCGGCCTTTACCGCGGCGGCCATGGATGCTTGTTCGACGCCTTCCACGCCCACGATGCGAATCCCCGGATAGTAGGCCTTGAGCCAGCACGCGACCGCGGCGGCCATGCCTCCACCGCCGATTTGCAGATAGGCTACGTCGATGGGGCGCTCCGCAGCCATCACCACTTCGTCCGCCAGCGTGCCCTGACCGCCCATGACAGCGAGGTCGTCATAGGGATGCACGAAGATGCGTCCCGAGTCGGCGGCATTCCGGCGCGCCTCGGCGGCGGCATCGTCATACGTGTCCCCGGTCAGAATCACCTCGACATGGTCGCCGCCAT contains these protein-coding regions:
- a CDS encoding glycoside hydrolase family 99-like domain-containing protein codes for the protein MAAILGLVSMVQIVAASIVPSWSFDRAEDVAAWVANADLKNVTVKDGVVGADAAGSDPFFSCDGLSFEATPYQTVTFTMKASESGTCYLFWTGTTEGPNGGLSELKKTPVEIVGDSQWHEITIMPCWHVEGAIRRLRFDVFDGAHFELKSIRIEDKSAGVAPQTSGYAWDTVATPWTRVSVADEVFAPPLRLSLEGKAWVSVRLKTDMDGTAALLWSAADTSGLQVEPFPIRRSSEARTYFIEMALNEKWTGDLLTLGVRFPKDADVTLESVTLGEEPIGPARFEVSYFGFENGVNRVGKPARVTVRIVNRGAMPTNVPATDLILPDAVELVEKPAAPAQQLSYEDYVDLTWTVVGKVPGAQAVKATFAGDAAPEEAAAALMFMPALELPKADYVPEPKPIQTTMDVAAYYFPGWESARKWDCIQRVAPIRKPVLGYYDESNPECVDWQIKWSVENGINVYLVDWYWVKGSQYLTHWFDAYRKTRYRDMLKVAVMWANHNPEGSHSVEDWRAVTKEWIDRYFNLPSYYRINDKPAVFLWNPEGLRGDLKDSATVKSALDESQQMARDAGYKGIEFVVVNGSSSPALVKLLVDEGYAGATNYHEWGGAARDSMSGLPVSYEDVVKSAPDAWAKRDEVCAGLMYYPLVDTGWDARPWHGDRSLQLVGRTPERFERILREAKTYCEAHAKRLVVLGPVNEWGEGSYIEPCAEYDFGMLEAVRAVFGKGDPSLWPVNVAPSDIGLGPYDFPARPEANVWNFDNDADGWASMMGVSDLRAEDGSLRFRTASGDPAITASLAELKASKFTTFEFTIRIAGASTEAAAAQLFWSRGSTMSEAASVSVPVKADGSAHTYSMDLKANPNWRGFVSTLRFDPCNVANVDVTIDSMRFR
- the ilvA gene encoding threonine ammonia-lyase, biosynthetic, whose product is MSETMRNQLFHEILMARQRVYAVARPTPLEPIEVPIDAEVLLKREDVSPIHAYKWRGAYNRMAQLTVPERQHGVVCASAGNHAQGVALAAQKLNVRARIYMPTATPRMKQVAVKRHGGDHVEVILTGDTYDDAAAEARRNAADSGRIFVHPYDDLAVMGGQGTLADEVVMAAERPIDVAYLQIGGGGMAAAVACWLKAYYPGIRIVGVEGVEQASMAAAVKAGKPVTLDYVDVFCDGTAVKRAGDLTYPLCAELIDEFITVTNEEVCAAIQVLWETRRRIPEPSGAMGLAGLLQQADRLKGQLALSVLCGANMDFGQLSWVARNAGIGAARRRYFRIAIDERGGSLLDLLDTAMDGLNIIEFQYGKVDPKCAYPVIGVEASAPELHVLEERLREHGYAYEDVTSCADVEFRMVHYESSLFHLPYLIILEFPERAGALRDFLRDARSLGSICYFNYLFTGEQVGRALLGFEFENEDKRQAFKQMLDGSHWVHREVSGDVFQRVM
- a CDS encoding dipeptide ABC transporter ATP-binding protein gives rise to the protein MSAVPEKRPLLVVRNLIKHFPVRKGVLSRVAGHVRAVDGVSFTLEKGQTLSLVGESGSGKTTCGRAILRLIEPTSGSVIFDGVELTTLRRGDLRAMRKRIQIIFQDPYGSLNPRMTVHSILSEVLATHGIVPRAQRRDRVVELLELVGLPPESADKYPHEFSGGQRQRIGIARAIAGEPDLIVADEPVSALDVSIQAQILNLLEDLQQKLGLTYLFIGHDLSVVRHISDTIAVMYLGQIVEFGPAETVFESPIHPYTKALLSAVPVPDPERVRHRRILHGDVPSPIAPPPGCRFHPRCPDCQESCKSREQTLTELKPGHWVACDVHVSINSKLPGRLD
- a CDS encoding DUF5615 family PIN-like protein, giving the protein MTLWIDAQLSPSIAVWIAHTFAVEAVAVRDLGLREASDSAIFNAARDSGAIVVTKDRDFVRLLEVHGPPPQILWVTCGNTSNARLREVLTQSLDDAFKLLQSGESLVEISDRW
- a CDS encoding YfhO family protein, translating into MTERTKTCLTTLAAIAGIAAVTLTVFGRVLWHGDPYVATYPGTDVILQYAQYRYFAAMELLQGDFPQWNPYLFCGMPYHATWQSALLYPINVVYLALSIQTAVNIDLMASVFLCGTFMVLWARGRGLSAPASFFAGCVTMLSGAYYCHVQPGHASYLAGFAWAPLVFLAADKLLESPRLTWVLLGAMAVCMQIFGAHPQAVYVTAFAMGPYCLLNLLHARKRFRSGMALAAMGLLAALLGAIQLWPGVFASDESSRAGGVGINFATDFSMPPENFLTAIVPGLFGRVDTPPYWGQWLIWEVHVFIGITALAFALYGARWAPREQRRYLLLISVFLAAVSVGLRTPLYGLLFHYAPGFNMFRVPARYLVPATMFVGLLAAAGFDALRRRRHVPRFLVSILAASVCATLLALAFHWYVTTPADAVRPAHAFLRVVHAWFAAHWPLTVPPTPEASQHVVRGLLMACLVGATLVVLFSLNRVGRWPAYAALCLGVAELVLFARANTGMAPFETALPEPLAAIRQDNPGDYRVLLAAPVNQTMMHDMYSVWGYDSWLLGRYYRLMSKMTAPTGIELGGCGYLDHFNPLFAMLRLRYYVDPNLGDKAVREFPDPLPHALIVHDYKVAKDADESLKMTLEPGFDPRKTVILEQEPSPKPDPNGAGGRVQVLDLTTDTLTCEVYTEYPALLLITDAYSRDWRVSSLKPAGEPYAILPANYALRAIPLSAGRHLIRMVYTPRGFVAGAWVSALSWFAAFLLGVWMVRRSRRKTAALHYALEDVSADLAVNPVRPV
- a CDS encoding DUF433 domain-containing protein; this translates as MAVLLNRITVNIDQCGGRPCVRGMRIRVTDVLDLFAAGLSIDQILAELPDLTQEDVQACLQFAVARLNHPTLVA